In the genome of Maribacter forsetii DSM 18668, the window TTGTTGGGAGACTTCAATGATTGGCAAACCAACGATAGTTCTTACCAAATGGAAAAAAAGAACGGATCGTATGTAAAAAGTATAAAACTGGAAACAGGTAAAAGTTATGAGTTCAGATACTTGAGCGAAGACAAAGGATGGTTCAATGACCATGCTGCTGATGCTTATGTTCCATCTCCGTATGCAGGCATAGATAATAGTGTTGTTGATTTAACCGCATTACCGGCGAAAAAGAAACCGGTTAAAAAGGCGGCTGCCAAAAAACCTGCAGTTAAAAAGCCTGTAGCAAAGAAACCTGTAGCCAAGGCTAAGAAAGATGATTTAAAGAAAATTGAAGGTATAGGACCTAAAATTGCTTCTATATTAACAGAGAAGGGGATAGGTACTTTTGAGAAATTAGCAGGAGCTTCTGTAAAAACGCTTGAAGGAATTTTAAAAGAAGCCGGACCACGTTATACTATGCATAAACCAGGTAGCTGGCCAAAACAAGCTAAATTAGCTGCTTCTGGAGATTGGGATAAGTTAAAAACTTTACAAGATAAATTGGACGGTGGTAAATAACAGTCTAATTCATACAAACAAAAAGCCCTAAGGTATATTCTTAGGGCTTTTTTTATTCCAAGATTTTTATTTCATATTCGATTGACTTTTTGAAAATAAGGTGTCACTTTTTTGATTATTATTTTTTTTATTTCATTCTAAATAAAGAATCAATAAAACTTTAAACTTTTTTTGAGAAGCACTTATTCTTGTTTTCATT includes:
- a CDS encoding helix-hairpin-helix domain-containing protein, whose amino-acid sequence is MALTKETKGKGTHTTVTFTVGANEAPSEANVILLGDFNDWQTNDSSYQMEKKNGSYVKSIKLETGKSYEFRYLSEDKGWFNDHAADAYVPSPYAGIDNSVVDLTALPAKKKPVKKAAAKKPAVKKPVAKKPVAKAKKDDLKKIEGIGPKIASILTEKGIGTFEKLAGASVKTLEGILKEAGPRYTMHKPGSWPKQAKLAASGDWDKLKTLQDKLDGGK